One window from the genome of Candidatus Dormiibacterota bacterium encodes:
- the atpE gene encoding F0F1 ATP synthase subunit C, producing the protein MADPNNINHAVAVAGALVGSGLALGGGAIGAAIGDGLAGNATIQGMARQPEARGQLQVTMFLIIGLCEAMYFINLALAFYFITSIAEKFAA; encoded by the coding sequence ATGGCCGACCCCAACAACATCAACCATGCCGTCGCCGTCGCCGGTGCCCTGGTGGGCTCGGGCCTGGCGCTGGGTGGGGGCGCGATCGGCGCCGCCATCGGCGACGGTCTCGCCGGCAACGCCACCATCCAGGGAATGGCCCGCCAGCCCGAGGCGCGCGGCCAGCTGCAGGTCACGATGTTCCTGATCATCGGCCTCTGCGAGGCGATGTACTTCATCAACCTCGCGCTGGCGTTCTACTTCATCACCTCCATCGCCGAGAAGTTCGCAGCGTAG
- the atpA gene encoding F0F1 ATP synthase subunit alpha, with amino-acid sequence MAIRSDEIGEILRKRIASFEAPVVDANEGVITSVGDGIVRIYGLEKAMAGELLEFPAPDGGQPIVGLALDLREDGVGAAIMGPYEHLQEGDTVRTTGRVAQVPVGEELVGRIVNAVGQELDGKGPIETSDFLPVERVAPGVIYRQRVDTPLQTGIKAIDAMIPIGRGQRELIIGDRQTGKTAVALDAIINQKGTGVICIYVAVGQRSSTVAQVAATLQENGAMEHTIIVAATAADPAAMQFLAPFAGCAMGEYFMNNGRHALIVYDDLSKHAQAYRQLSLLLRRPPSREAYPGDVFYLHSRLLERAARMADSEGGGTLTALPVIETQANDVSAYIPTNVISITDGQIYLESDLFNAGVRPAINVGISVSRVGGDAQTKAMKQVAGQLRLDMAQYRALAAFSQFASDLDRATRQQLERGQRMTELLKQPQYEPIPFAKQVIAIFAGTRGYLDDVPIDRVSEFERSLLRWMDQNHAELEKDIEENKRITDETEKALRAAVEEFKKGFAG; translated from the coding sequence ATGGCAATCCGCAGTGACGAGATCGGCGAGATCCTGAGGAAGCGCATCGCCAGCTTCGAGGCCCCGGTGGTCGATGCCAATGAGGGCGTGATCACCTCGGTGGGTGACGGCATCGTCCGCATCTACGGCCTCGAGAAGGCGATGGCGGGCGAGCTCCTCGAGTTCCCCGCACCGGACGGAGGGCAGCCCATCGTGGGTCTGGCCCTCGACCTCCGTGAGGACGGTGTCGGCGCCGCGATCATGGGCCCGTACGAGCACCTCCAGGAGGGGGACACGGTCCGGACCACCGGCCGGGTCGCCCAGGTTCCGGTCGGCGAGGAGCTGGTGGGCCGGATCGTCAACGCGGTCGGCCAGGAGCTCGACGGCAAGGGCCCGATCGAGACCTCGGACTTCCTGCCGGTCGAGCGGGTGGCGCCGGGCGTCATCTACCGGCAGCGTGTCGACACCCCGCTGCAGACCGGCATCAAGGCGATCGACGCCATGATCCCGATCGGCCGCGGCCAGCGCGAGCTGATCATCGGTGACCGCCAGACCGGCAAGACCGCGGTCGCCCTCGACGCCATCATCAACCAGAAGGGCACCGGGGTCATCTGCATCTACGTCGCCGTCGGCCAGCGCTCCTCGACGGTCGCCCAGGTGGCGGCGACGCTGCAGGAGAACGGCGCCATGGAGCACACCATCATCGTGGCGGCGACCGCCGCCGACCCCGCCGCGATGCAGTTCCTCGCCCCCTTCGCCGGCTGCGCGATGGGCGAGTACTTCATGAACAACGGCCGGCACGCGCTGATCGTCTACGACGACCTCAGCAAGCACGCCCAGGCCTACCGTCAGCTCTCGCTGCTGCTCCGCCGCCCGCCGTCTCGCGAGGCCTACCCCGGCGACGTCTTCTACCTGCACTCGCGCCTGCTGGAGCGGGCCGCGCGCATGGCCGACTCCGAGGGCGGGGGGACGCTCACCGCGCTGCCGGTGATCGAGACCCAGGCCAACGACGTCTCCGCCTACATCCCCACCAACGTCATCTCCATCACCGACGGCCAGATCTACCTGGAGTCGGACCTCTTCAACGCCGGCGTCCGGCCGGCCATCAACGTCGGCATCTCGGTCTCCCGCGTCGGCGGCGACGCCCAGACCAAGGCGATGAAGCAGGTCGCCGGCCAGCTCCGCCTCGACATGGCCCAGTACCGGGCCCTCGCCGCCTTCTCGCAGTTCGCCTCCGACCTCGATCGCGCCACCCGGCAGCAGCTCGAGCGCGGCCAGCGGATGACCGAGCTGCTCAAGCAGCCGCAGTACGAGCCGATCCCGTTCGCCAAGCAGGTGATCGCGATCTTCGCCGGCACCCGCGGCTACCTCGACGACGTCCCCATCGACCGGGTCTCCGAGTTCGAGCGCTCGCTGCTGCGCTGGATGGACCAGAACCATGCCGAGCTCGAGAAGGACATCGAGGAGAACAAGCGCATCACCGACGAGACGGAGAAGGCGCTGCGCGCCGCGGTCGAGGAGTTCAAGAAGGGCTTCGCCGGGTGA
- a CDS encoding F0F1 ATP synthase subunit delta, translated as MASDMLARRYAEAYFQLAREAGKVAEWGDELARAVEMLEHPAVAEAMRNPRVSQADRVRLVMDLLDGLDQPVRNLVRLLVERGRSNILRAVLDRYRALADAQSGIIRAEVTAAVPVDHDLEEHIADTLGQRLGGRIQTTVRQDPSILGGLIIRIGDRVIDGSLRTRLQQLRAALA; from the coding sequence ATGGCCTCCGACATGCTCGCCCGGCGTTATGCCGAGGCCTACTTCCAGCTCGCCCGCGAGGCGGGCAAGGTGGCCGAGTGGGGCGATGAGCTGGCCCGCGCGGTGGAGATGCTGGAGCACCCGGCGGTCGCCGAGGCGATGCGCAACCCCCGGGTGTCCCAGGCCGACCGCGTCCGCCTGGTCATGGACCTGCTCGACGGGCTCGACCAGCCCGTCCGCAACCTGGTGCGGCTGCTCGTCGAGCGCGGTCGCAGCAACATCCTGCGCGCGGTGCTGGACCGCTACCGCGCGCTCGCGGACGCCCAGTCCGGGATCATCCGCGCCGAGGTGACCGCCGCCGTGCCCGTCGACCACGACCTCGAGGAGCACATCGCGGATACGCTGGGCCAGCGGCTCGGCGGCCGCATCCAGACCACCGTCCGGCAGGACCCCTCGATCCTCGGGGGACTCATCATCAGAATCGGCGACCGCGTCATCGACGGCAGCCTGCGCACCCGGTTGCAGCAGCTGCGGGCCGCGCTCGCCTGA
- the atpB gene encoding F0F1 ATP synthase subunit A — protein sequence MTILASEAPSGHEAVSLCGSSFCNINYQTLISSAIAIVITIAFGLWVASKVRSDRPNKVQLLFELFLDYVRNLVGDTVSREGTDFIIPLAATIGFYILVANWLDFLPLTNPIEPAASDVNQTAAMGVLVFLASQLYSLRVLGLRGFLRKFTKPFEMPLAVRIVFIPLNLIEELVKPVTLSLRLFGNIFAGVVMVYLLGQLYGAGAAALSHVFFGVFGVALLIVWKFFDVFFVGTIQAFIFMLLTVIYFGQAREGLEEDEHHGAAHSQPTAA from the coding sequence ATGACCATCCTCGCCAGCGAGGCGCCGAGCGGCCACGAGGCGGTCAGCCTCTGCGGCTCGAGCTTCTGCAACATCAACTACCAGACCCTGATCTCCAGCGCCATCGCCATCGTCATCACCATCGCGTTCGGCCTGTGGGTGGCGTCGAAGGTGCGGAGCGACCGGCCGAACAAGGTGCAGCTGCTGTTCGAGCTCTTCCTCGACTACGTGCGCAACCTGGTCGGCGACACCGTCAGCCGGGAGGGGACGGACTTCATCATCCCCCTCGCGGCCACCATCGGCTTCTACATCCTGGTCGCCAACTGGCTCGACTTCCTCCCCCTCACCAACCCGATCGAGCCGGCCGCCTCCGACGTCAACCAGACGGCGGCGATGGGCGTCCTGGTGTTCCTGGCGTCCCAGCTGTACAGCCTGCGCGTGCTCGGCCTGCGCGGGTTCCTGCGCAAGTTCACCAAGCCGTTCGAGATGCCCCTCGCGGTGAGGATCGTCTTCATCCCGCTCAACCTCATCGAGGAGCTGGTGAAGCCGGTGACCCTCTCCCTCCGACTGTTCGGCAACATCTTCGCCGGGGTGGTGATGGTGTACCTGCTGGGACAGCTCTACGGGGCCGGCGCCGCCGCCCTGTCGCACGTCTTCTTCGGCGTCTTCGGCGTCGCGCTGCTGATCGTCTGGAAGTTCTTCGACGTCTTCTTCGTCGGGACCATCCAGGCCTTCATCTTCATGCTGCTGACCGTCATCTACTTCGGACAGGCGCGGGAGGGGCTCGAGGAGGATGAGCACCACGGCGCCGCCCACTCCCAGCCCACAGCCGCCTGA
- the atpF gene encoding F0F1 ATP synthase subunit B, with the protein MLALTPPAVTSGLLDVNGTFVAELIAFVIMLGILGKYAYPPIMRAAEARQRQIEEGVKAAQEAEKRLQAVQKDVEATLAEARAQAREMINRAHQEAAAEAEELRNKARRDAEAQVEKARGDIQAEKDRAVQELRAQVSALVVDAAGKVLGAAIDEKTHARLIEESLRQVTPGS; encoded by the coding sequence GTGCTCGCCCTCACACCCCCCGCAGTCACGTCGGGCCTGCTCGACGTCAACGGCACCTTCGTCGCCGAGCTGATCGCCTTCGTGATCATGCTCGGCATCCTCGGCAAGTACGCCTATCCGCCGATCATGCGCGCCGCCGAGGCGCGGCAGAGGCAGATCGAGGAGGGCGTCAAGGCCGCCCAGGAGGCCGAGAAGCGCCTCCAGGCGGTCCAGAAGGACGTCGAGGCCACCCTCGCCGAGGCGCGCGCCCAGGCGCGGGAGATGATCAACCGCGCCCACCAGGAGGCCGCCGCCGAGGCCGAGGAGCTCCGCAACAAGGCACGCCGCGACGCCGAGGCGCAGGTCGAGAAGGCGCGCGGGGACATCCAGGCGGAGAAGGACCGGGCGGTGCAGGAGCTGCGCGCCCAGGTCAGCGCCCTGGTGGTCGACGCCGCCGGCAAGGTGCTCGGCGCCGCCATCGACGAGAAGACCCACGCACGGCTCATCGAGGAGTCGCTGCGGCAGGTCACCCCGGGGTCGTAG
- a CDS encoding AtpZ/AtpI family protein translates to MGLYLCLAVVIPLFIGLRIDDRLHSTPVGLGLGLLVGIVAGFSGFFLRFRRYL, encoded by the coding sequence ATGGGCCTCTACCTGTGCCTGGCGGTGGTGATCCCTCTGTTCATCGGGCTTCGTATCGATGACCGGCTGCACAGCACCCCGGTCGGGCTCGGGCTCGGGCTCCTTGTTGGTATCGTTGCAGGGTTTTCCGGATTCTTCCTGAGGTTCAGACGCTACCTGTGA